One genomic window of Hemitrygon akajei chromosome 1, sHemAka1.3, whole genome shotgun sequence includes the following:
- the LOC140734581 gene encoding mitoferrin-2-like isoform X2, producing MTPAEAIKQRMQMFQSPYKGVWDCIRIIRQVEGSRAFYRSYTTQLTMNVPFQAIHFITYEIMQEWLNPMRQYSPSTHVLSGAMAGAVAAAATTPLDVCKTLLNTQENLAVRTLKPNSGHLSGLANAFRTVYQIGGLAAYFKGVHARVIYQMPSTAISWSVYEFFKSVILKKQQQSLSSSL from the exons ATGACGCCAGCTGAAG CTATCAAGCAGCGGATGCAGATGTTCCAGTCTCCCTACAAAGGCGTTTGGGATTGCATACGGATCATCCGGCAAGTTGAAGGGAGCCGTGCCTTTTATCGGAGCTACACCACACAGCTGACCATGAACGTGCCCTTCCAGGCCATCCACTTCATAACCTATGAGATCATGCAGGAGTGGTTGAACCCCATGAGGCAGTACAGCCCCTCGACGCATGTGTTGTCTGGGGCCATGGCGGGAGCGGTGGCCGCGGCTGCCACCACACCCCTAGACGTGTGCAAGACGCTGCTGAACACGCAGGAGAACCTGGCGGTGAGAACGCTGAAACCCAACAGTGGGCACCTCTCGGGCCTGGCCAATGCCTTCCGGACTGTCTACCAGATTGGTGGCCTCGCTGCCTACTTCAAAGGCGTGCATGCCCGTGTCATTTACCAGATGCCCTCCACTGCCATTTCCTGGTCGGTCTACGAGTTCTTCAAGAGCGTCATTTTGAAGAAGCAGCAACAGAGCTTGTCATCCTCTTTGTGA